GCCCCATCGTACTCGCTGATCCTACAATTTAAATATTATATAAACAAAGAAATAGTCATATAAACATATTTACGTAGACATGTAACACATGCAGGATTGCATTTAAATAATAGCAGTAAATTGTATTACCCCAGAATTCCAAGTCATTACTGTAGCTATAAGAGAGAAGATCAGGTGTATACCGCACCCAAAACAGCAGGTCAGTAACACAGGATATGCTGAATAATGTGGATCAGAGCATTCCTCAAAATACCAGATCCAGAGAATATAATCCAGAAAACCAACAAACAAAAACCACCAAAAGAAGGTTTGCGCATCAGTTCGTGGATTGGGCTTCAACTCTTTGATACGCAAGCTGAAAAATATTAAATTATATTTCAGTAGCAGCTACTGTTTATAATATAGTACAAATAGAAAAATACGAATATAACTTACAATGGGCAGAATAATATTACGAAGGACACAGTGAAAGATAGCCAAGGGACAAGCTGGTCCTTCGTGGATTCCATTCGGGAGCAAACTATGGTGGTGTTATCACTGCAAATGTTCATCAAAATAGTCGTTCATATTTTCTTATTAATTTAAGAATTCCACTATAAACACAAGCAAAATCACTAAAACAGATGCAAGGGTGTACCAGGGGTACTTGGCAATAACAAGTGTGGAGTTACACGGTGAAAGCGCTGGCTCTTGCCGACAGCGAACGGGGTGAATTTGCAATGCAAGCAAAATAACCACAAGCGGTATAACCCATCTGGATTCCATGTCGTACTGAAAAAGAATAACCAACAGCAGAGGATTACAAATGTGGATAATAGCACACATTACTATTAATGGATGAACTATCTAAATgcatgaaacactgaaatatgttAAAATAAGCAGTCAAATTTGCATTCGATTATCTAATGGACCTC
The Triticum dicoccoides isolate Atlit2015 ecotype Zavitan chromosome 3A, WEW_v2.0, whole genome shotgun sequence genome window above contains:
- the LOC119268660 gene encoding uncharacterized protein LOC119268660 — translated: MESRWVIPLVVILLALQIHPVRCRQEPALSPCNSTLVIAKYPCDNTTIVCSRMESTKDQLVPWLSFTVSFVILFCPFLRIKELKPNPRTDAQTFFWWFLFVGFLDYILWIWYFEECSDPHYSAYPVLLTCCFGCGIHLIFSLIATVMTWNSGDQRVRWGIILTFLVFVGGGIFHKIQRQALGWMGVALSVLSHSFRIGSTVYYAKINRYLFVASMVGSVNGFLWLIHPQLCISKEYKNYVTISLMVTGDPPTSWRIKMNSLVIKVVI